The Streptococcus oralis Uo5 genome includes a window with the following:
- a CDS encoding SMI1/KNR4 family protein, whose amino-acid sequence MVLTLDPFGHAEDENIELLEKRFDIKLPVDYKEFLVTQNGGRNLSYTFENSIKIHQIDETINIDTMFGINTGIKNADIEQWTEEYRNDIFEHSIIIGDTLQHGFLLFWQSGDANEGLYYYDDTYQLEASSDENNAYFLAKTFSEFIELIQN is encoded by the coding sequence ATGGTATTAACTTTAGACCCATTTGGGCATGCAGAAGATGAAAATATCGAGCTTTTAGAAAAACGATTTGATATCAAACTTCCAGTTGACTATAAAGAATTTTTAGTCACACAAAACGGAGGAAGAAATTTATCTTATACATTTGAAAATTCAATTAAGATTCATCAAATTGATGAAACTATTAATATTGATACTATGTTTGGTATAAATACTGGAATTAAAAATGCTGATATAGAGCAGTGGACAGAAGAATATCGGAATGATATTTTTGAACATTCCATTATTATTGGTGACACTTTGCAGCATGGATTTCTACTATTTTGGCAAAGTGGTGATGCTAACGAAGGTTTATATTATTACGACGATACCTATCAATTAGAAGCCTCAAGCGATGAGAACAATGCCTATTTTTTAGCTAAAACATTTTCAGAATTCATAGAGTTGATACAGAACTAA